From a region of the Salvelinus fontinalis isolate EN_2023a chromosome 13, ASM2944872v1, whole genome shotgun sequence genome:
- the LOC129868987 gene encoding gamma-aminobutyric acid receptor subunit rho-3-like, whose translation MNLVLLAFRLMCLAWLWPVTLLNGSHQPNKRRHKDVYLGENSKNQHGGRIDFKMKKSDSTKSLLIKSEQLLRIEDHDFAMRPGFGGAAIPVGIDVQVESIDSISEVNMDFTMTLYLRHYWQDDRLAFPSSSKKSRTFDARLVKKIWVPDVFFVHSKRSFIHDTTMENIMLRVYPDGNILYSVRITVTALCAMDFSSFPLDTQKCSLELESYAYNENDLMLYWKNGNDSLRTDEIVLSQFFIEEFHPSYGLAFYSSTGWYNRLYINFILRRHIFFFMLQTYFPTMLMVMLSWVSFWIDRRAVPARVSLGITTVLTMSTIITGVSASMPQVSYVKAVDIYLWASFLFVFLSVIEYAAVNYFTTVEEMKKLKGGKIPADFNATQTMAFDGCYHDNDIDLTPFPELLSTPNTERSQTATSRNSAAEPPPTEGTRLRRKKSIKHNLSFIMSNSYMIDSYSRVVFPMTYLMFNIIYWSLYS comes from the exons ATGAACCTGGTGCTCCTGGCCTTCAGGCTGATGTGCCTGGCCTGGCTGTGGCCTGTAACACTACTCAACGGCAGCCACCAACCCAACAAGAGGAGGCACAAGGACGTGTACCTTGGAGAGAACAGCAAGAACCAACATGGAGG ACGAATAGACTTTAAGATGAAAAAGTCTGACAGCACCAAGTCCCTGCTAATTAAATCTGAACAGCTGCTCCGTATCGAGGACCATGACTTTGCAATGCGGCCTGGCTTTGGAG GGGCAGCTATTCCTGTGGGCATAGACGTGCAGGTGGAAAGCATTGACAGTATATCTGAAGTCAACATG GACTTCACCATGACTCTGTACCTGAGACACTACTGGCAGGACGATCGGCTGGCCTTTCCTTCCAGCAGCAAAAAGAGCCGGACATTTGACGCTCGGCTGGTGAAGAAGATCTGGGTGCCGGACGTGTTCTTTGTCCACTCCAAACGTTCCTTCATTCATGACACGACCATGGAGAACATCATGTTGAGGGTGTACCCTGACGGCAACATTCTCTACAGTGTCAG GATCACTGTGACTGCTCTTTGCGCCATGGACTTCAGTAGCTTTCCTTTGGACACACAGAAATGCTCTCTGGAACTGGAGAGCT ATGCGTACAATGAGAACGACCTCATGCTCTACTGGAAGAACGGGAACGATTCATTAAGGACTGATGAGATCGTTCTCTCACAGTTTTTTATTGAAGAATTCCACCCTTCCTACGGGCTTGCCTTCTACAGCAGCACGG gttggTATAACAGGCTCTACATAAACTTCATCCTCAGGAGGCACATCTTCTTCTTCATGCTGCAGACCTATTTCCCCACCATGCTGATGGTGATGCTCTCCTGGGTGTCCTTCTGGATTGACAGGAGGGCTGTGCCTGCCAGAGTGTCACTGG GTATCACAACAGTTCTGACCATGTCCACCATCATCACAGGCGTGTCAGCCTCCATGCCTCAGGTGTCTTATGTAAAAGCTGTGGACATCTACCTGTGGGCCAGCTTTCTGTTCGTCTTCCTGTCCGTCATTGAGTACGCCGCTGTCAACTACTTCACCACGGTGGAGGAGATGAAGAAGCTCAAGGGGGGAAAG atCCCTGCAGATTTCAATGCCACTCAAACTATGGCTTTTGACGGATGTTACCATGACAATGACATTGATCTGACACCCTTCCCAGAGCTCCTCAGCACCCCCAACACAGAGCGGAGTCAGACGGCCACGTCGAGGAACTCTGCTGCAGAGCCCCCACCCACAGAGGGCACCAGGCTACGACGCAAAAAATCCATCAAACACAACCTCAGCTTCATCATGAGTAACAGCTACATGATTGACTCCTACTCCAGAGTCGTCTTCCCCATGACTTACCTGATGTTCAACATCATCTACTGGAGCCTGTACTCATGA
- the LOC129867872 gene encoding adhesion G-protein coupled receptor G2-like, with protein sequence MTLEKRSRRTNCTVLLKLRKPTFPCCVQRAIWLAAENSPIRAYVVGNRAEEKIFCNCSAYSDGTAACYTLDVQITDSAMHISNIFSLYANVKCFSTETNLQSCRVIVGLGHSVPIREVRTALMTVFSDEHGIDYDGKVTRAVQNTTEASSEEQANQLLDLTSDVSKLNSSQVDQLVSQLEALLAGPNVSLALGKTSVTIVSNLLVTVHFSTRIIGIVDTVGLKLVVQEEAMILTESVALAIKTVDGTNFQRTSFSIRDPNSVQIRGDNRARRSVRAEASSLPQGSVTFPSSLTANLSPEQQLQASRLQFNFYQKSTVFQDRALGDSKLNSGILGASVANLSIKSLQEDVVITLRNTEPVSAHFVVSCVFWDFGMNGGSGGWNRDGCSVRNSTDNETVCACNHLTCFGVLLDMSRTGITSCLQATILTYITYIGCGISAIFLSITLLTYLAFGKLRKDIPSKILIQLCVALLFLNLVFLVDGWLALYPDAVGLCIATAWFLHYFLLASFTWMGLEAVHMYLALVKVFNTYIPRYMLKFSLLGWGTPLLVVIVVIAVDKDNYGLVGYGKYVDGSSTDDFCWLKDDIAFYVTVVAYFCVIFLMNLVMFVVVMVQLCRIKRQNPDNKRHRDGLQNLRSVVGVTVLLGLTWGFAFFAWGPVNLPFMYLFCIFNSFQGFFIFVFHCAVKENVRRQWRTSLCCGRLRLAENSEWSRTATQKTGKKSLPVTRATSLHSDNSFQFNNSSFSFLSNDSSERPSGGIGSPFDDRSITALEEPNADVVLNEINSQFRSQSSRAP encoded by the exons ATGACGCTGGAGaaacgaagcag GAGGACTAACTGCACTGTGCTGCTGAAGCTGAGGAAGCCCACATTTCCCTGCTGTGTTCAGCGGGCCATTTGGTTGGCTGCGGAGAACAGCCCCATACGAGCCTATGTTGTGGGAAATAGAGCGG AGGAGAAGATTTTCTGCAACTGCTCTGCTTATTCCGATGGTACAG cTGCATGCTACACCTTGGACGTACAGATCACAGATTCTGCTATGCACATTTCAAACATCTTCTCTCTG TATGCTAATGTGAAATGCTTTAGCACGGAGACAAA TCTCCAAAGCTGCAGGGTTATCGTGGGCCTTGGCCATTCAGTGCCTATACGTGAAGTCAGGACTGCATTGATGACTGTGTTCAGTGATGAGCATGGCATTGACTATGACGGAAAGGTGACACGAGCAG TACAAAACACCACAGAAGCCAGTAGTGAAGAGCAGGCCAACCAGTTGCTGGATCTGACAAGTGACGTGTCCAAGCTCAACTCCTCCCAGGTGGACCAGCTGGTGTCCCAGCTAGAGGCCCTGCTGGCTGGGCCCAACGTCAGCCTGGCTCTGGGGAAAACCTCTGTCACGATTGTTAGCAACCTGCTGG TAACAGTTCATTTTTCTACCAGGATCATTGGGATTGTTGATACTGTGGGCCTGAAGCTGGTCGTTCAGGAGGAGGCTATGATTTTAACCGAATCGGTCGCTCTCGCCATCAAAACGGTGGACGGCACTAATTTCCAGCGAACATCTTTCTCCATCCGAGACCCCAACAGTGTGCAG ATCCGTGGAGACAACAGAGCCAGGAGGAGTGTGAGAGCAGAGGCGTCCTCTCTCCCTCAGGGGTCTGTCACGTTCCCCTCTTCCCTCACAGCGAACCTCTCCCCTGAGCAGCAGCTACAGGCCTCCAGACTCCAGTTCAACTTCTACCAGAAGAGCACTGTGTTCCAG GACCGAGCCCTGGGAGACAGCAAGCTGAATAGTGGAATCCTGGGGGCCAGTGTGGCCAACCTGTCAATCAAGTCTCTGCAGGAGGACGTGGTCATCACCCTGAGAAACACTGAACCTGTCTCA GCACATTTCGTGGTGTCATGTGTTTTCTGGGACTTTGGCATGAATG GAGGCTCAGGAGGCTGGAACCGAGATGGCTGCTCTGTCAGGAACAGCACAGATAATGAGACTGTCTGTGCCTGCAACCATCTCACCTGCTTTGGTGTTCTACTG GACATGTCCAGAACGGGCATAACCAGTTGTCTCCAGGCCACAATCCTCACCTACATCACCTACATTGGCTGTGGTATCTCCGCCAtcttcctctccatcactctgctcACCTACCTGGCATTTGG GAAACTGCGTAAGGATATCCCATCTAAGATCCTGATCCAGCTGTGTGTGGCTCTGTTGTTTTTGAACCTGGTGTTCTTGGTGGATGGTTGGCTGGCCCTCTACCCTGACGCTGTGGGCCTCTGCATCGCCACCGCCTGGTTCCTGCATTACTTCCTGCTAGCTTCCTTCACTTGGATGGGTCTGGAGGCCGTCCACATGTACCTGGCCCTCGTCAAGGTCTTCAACACATACATACCACGTTACATGCTCAAGTTCTCGCTCCTTGGCTGGG GAACTCCACTCCTTGTGGTCATTGTCGTTATTGCCGTTGATAAGGACAACTACGGACTAGTTGGCTACGGAAAGTACGTAGATGGCTCCAGCACAGATGACTT CTGCTGGCTGAAGGACGACATTGCCTTCTACGTAACCGTTGTGGCTTATTTCTGTGTCATCTTCCTGATGAACCTCGTCATGTTTGTGGTAGTGATGGTTCAGCTGTGTCGGATAAAGAGGCAGAACCCCGACAACAAGAGGCACCGTGACGGGCTGCAGAACCTGCGCAGTGTGGTTGGAGTCACAGTACTCCTGGGTCTCACCTGGGGCTTTGCCTTCTTCGCCTGGGGGCCCGTCAACCTGCCCTTCATGTACCTCTTTTGCATCTTCAACTCCTTTCAAG GGTTCTTCATCTTTGTGTTCCACTGCGCTGTGAAGGAGAACGTGAGGAGGCAGTGGAGGACTTCTCTCTGCTGTGGTAGACTGAGACTGGCAGAGAACTCAG AGTGGAGCCGCACCGCAACACAGAAGACAGGGAAGAAGTCATTGCCAGTGACCAGAGCCACGTCCCTCCACTCCGACAACTCCTTCCAGTTCAACaattcctccttctccttcttgtcCAATGACTCCTCAGAGCGACCCAGTGGAGGAATAG GTAGTCCATTTGATGACAGATCCATCACTGCCCTGGAAGAGCCCAACGCAGACGTGGTCCTCAACGAGATAAACAGCCAGTTTAGGAGTCAGAGTTCGAGAGCACCCTGA